In Vallitalea okinawensis, one genomic interval encodes:
- a CDS encoding ABC transporter ATP-binding protein, giving the protein MKILKSQHLKKYYGEGPNIVKALDGVNIEINKGEFVAIVGTSGSGKSTLLHMLGGLDRATSGEVIVRDKEIFKMNDDELTVFRRRNIGFVFQNYNLVPILNVYENIIIPVELDGNVVDQDYVNKIIHTLGLQDKISNLPNNLSGGQQQRVAIARALATKPAIILADEPTGNLDSKTSQEVVGLLKVSSKKFNQTIVMITHNAEMAQLCDRVIRIEDGNIVA; this is encoded by the coding sequence ATGAAGATATTAAAAAGTCAACATTTAAAAAAATACTATGGCGAAGGTCCTAATATTGTAAAAGCTCTCGATGGGGTTAATATAGAGATTAATAAAGGTGAATTTGTTGCAATCGTAGGAACATCAGGCTCAGGCAAATCTACATTACTTCATATGTTAGGAGGGCTTGATAGAGCCACAAGTGGAGAAGTTATTGTTAGGGATAAAGAAATATTTAAAATGAATGATGATGAACTCACTGTATTTCGAAGAAGAAATATCGGATTTGTTTTTCAAAACTATAATCTAGTACCTATTTTAAATGTCTACGAAAACATTATTATACCGGTAGAATTAGATGGTAATGTAGTTGATCAAGATTACGTTAATAAAATCATTCATACTCTTGGGTTGCAAGATAAAATCAGCAATCTTCCCAATAATTTATCAGGTGGTCAACAACAGCGAGTTGCAATCGCAAGGGCTTTAGCTACTAAACCGGCTATTATTCTTGCCGATGAACCAACTGGTAACTTAGACAGTAAAACCAGCCAGGAGGTGGTTGGGCTTTTAAAAGTCTCCAGTAAGAAATTTAATCAAACAATTGTTATGATTACCCACAATGCAGAAATGGCCCAACTCTGTGATAGGGTTATTCGAATTGAAGATGGAAATATAGTAGCATAG
- a CDS encoding sensor histidine kinase: MYSIMIALIICLVMVYLTRRYIAKMFDMISGILEQIVSKKDDIEIPSTKDTRQSKLAHQAKSIIEMIDDDVNQTNIEKEVIKELIGDIAHQVKTPLANIAMYTDILLEGNLSKEEHQEFLMRTKEQSEKMDWLMKSLLKMSRLETGAIDFTSDDIYIKETIARAVSSVYSQANTKKIAIIVQEFKDIKLYHNRKWTCEALTNVLENAIKYSPEYSEIKIKMTSLEIYTKIQITDQGVGIAKMDYNNIFKRFYRGENVAEQNGMGIGLYLSQFILSKEGGYITVKSELGKGSTFSIFLQNCHN; the protein is encoded by the coding sequence ATGTATAGCATTATGATAGCCTTAATCATATGTTTGGTAATGGTCTATTTAACAAGAAGGTATATTGCGAAAATGTTTGATATGATTAGTGGTATTTTAGAACAAATAGTATCAAAAAAAGATGACATTGAAATCCCAAGTACTAAAGATACGAGACAATCTAAATTAGCTCATCAGGCAAAAAGTATCATAGAGATGATTGATGATGATGTCAATCAAACGAATATTGAAAAAGAGGTCATCAAGGAGTTAATTGGAGATATCGCACATCAAGTAAAAACACCACTAGCCAATATAGCCATGTATACCGACATATTATTAGAAGGAAATCTAAGTAAAGAAGAACATCAAGAATTTTTAATGAGAACAAAAGAACAGTCAGAAAAGATGGATTGGTTGATGAAATCACTGCTAAAAATGTCAAGGCTAGAGACAGGGGCTATTGATTTTACTTCTGATGATATATACATAAAAGAAACTATTGCACGAGCAGTATCATCCGTCTACTCTCAAGCTAATACTAAAAAGATAGCTATTATTGTTCAAGAGTTTAAGGATATAAAGCTTTATCACAATAGAAAATGGACTTGTGAAGCGTTAACCAATGTATTAGAAAATGCTATTAAGTATTCGCCAGAGTATTCAGAAATAAAGATTAAGATGACATCACTTGAAATATATACTAAAATACAGATCACTGACCAAGGTGTTGGAATAGCTAAGATGGATTATAACAATATTTTCAAGCGGTTTTATAGAGGTGAAAATGTAGCAGAGCAGAATGGAATGGGGATAGGACTTTATCTATCACAGTTCATTTTATCCAAAGAAGGTGGCTATATAACTGTTAAATCGGAGTTAGGGAAGGGAAGTACTTTCTCGATTTTCTTACAAAACTGTCATAACTGA
- a CDS encoding response regulator transcription factor, giving the protein MKKILIVEDDEGLNRGVSYSFEKSGYEVHTAFNLKAASVLLKQLDIDMIVLDLNLPDGSGIDFCREIRKESVVPIIMLTARDLEIDEIQGLDAGADDYITKPFSISILMARVNSIFRRNNNHLNSNQIRSRNIVVNLDNLKVYKNNEEITISSTEFKLLKYFIENKGQVLLKEQILSSLWDDKGNFVDENTLPVNIRRLRKKIEDDPSEPQCIKTVHGMGYMWSEE; this is encoded by the coding sequence ATGAAGAAAATATTAATAGTTGAAGATGACGAAGGGCTTAACAGAGGCGTGTCCTATAGTTTCGAGAAGTCAGGCTATGAAGTACATACAGCTTTTAATCTAAAAGCAGCAAGTGTTTTATTAAAGCAACTGGATATAGATATGATAGTCTTGGATTTAAATCTGCCTGATGGAAGTGGGATTGATTTTTGTAGAGAAATTAGGAAAGAATCTGTAGTACCCATTATTATGTTAACGGCACGGGATCTTGAGATTGATGAAATACAAGGATTGGATGCTGGAGCAGATGACTATATAACTAAGCCTTTTTCAATCTCAATTTTAATGGCTAGAGTTAATTCTATTTTTAGGCGCAATAACAATCATTTAAATTCTAATCAGATAAGATCTAGAAATATTGTCGTTAATCTTGATAACTTAAAAGTCTATAAAAATAATGAAGAAATAACGATCAGTTCTACTGAATTTAAGTTATTGAAATACTTTATTGAGAACAAGGGACAAGTATTGCTTAAAGAACAGATCCTCAGTAGTTTATGGGATGATAAGGGAAATTTTGTTGATGAAAATACATTACCAGTTAATATAAGAAGACTTCGTAAAAAGATTGAAGATGATCCATCTGAGCCACAATGTATAAAGACAGTACACGGAATGGGTTATATGTGGAGTGAGGAATAA